One window of the Rhizobiaceae bacterium genome contains the following:
- a CDS encoding DUF3419 family protein, producing MRPEVSSSTKRQAAARLRRAVRQNPAFSGAGIAERVFARIFSGLVYAQIWEDPDVDMEALAIEPGNRIVTIASGGCNALSYLLADPAEIEAVDLNRTHVAFNRLKLAALNSLPDYDSFFRFYGGGDCSKNAELYRLHVRPQLDPETRAYWEGRRLSGRRRISIFSRGLYRHGLLGLFIGAGHRAARLYGVNPRELLTARNAEEQRAFFDKSLAPLFDKKLIRWVTGRKSSLYGLGIPPQQYDALATAGDGMASILRERLEKLACDFPLSENYFAWQAFGRRYDEAGPLPPYLQRANFEAVRTRANRLTVTNASFGEFLSCKPDASVDRFVLLDAQDWMTDGQLHDMWHEITRTAAPGARVIFRTAAAGSILIGRLTASLLDRWEYREEESRRLHVRDRSSIYGGFHLYVFKG from the coding sequence ATCCGGCCCGAAGTTTCTTCCTCCACGAAGCGGCAGGCGGCCGCCCGGCTGCGGCGCGCGGTCCGGCAGAACCCGGCCTTTTCCGGGGCCGGCATTGCCGAGCGTGTCTTTGCCCGGATCTTCAGCGGCCTCGTCTATGCCCAGATCTGGGAAGACCCGGATGTCGACATGGAGGCGCTCGCCATCGAGCCGGGGAATCGCATCGTCACGATCGCGTCCGGGGGATGCAACGCTCTTTCCTACCTGCTGGCCGATCCCGCTGAAATCGAGGCGGTCGATCTCAACCGCACGCACGTTGCCTTTAACCGGCTGAAGCTCGCGGCACTGAACTCGCTCCCGGACTACGACAGTTTCTTTCGTTTCTATGGCGGTGGAGACTGTTCGAAGAACGCGGAACTCTATCGGCTGCATGTACGGCCGCAACTCGATCCGGAAACGCGCGCCTATTGGGAAGGACGCCGCCTTTCCGGCCGCCGGCGCATCTCGATCTTCTCGCGCGGCCTCTATCGCCACGGACTGCTCGGTCTCTTCATCGGCGCCGGCCATCGCGCAGCGCGGCTATACGGCGTCAACCCGCGGGAACTGCTCACTGCAAGGAACGCGGAGGAACAGCGCGCCTTCTTCGACAAATCGCTCGCGCCGCTCTTCGACAAGAAACTGATCCGCTGGGTGACCGGCCGCAAATCGTCGCTCTACGGCCTTGGCATACCGCCGCAGCAATACGACGCGCTGGCAACGGCAGGCGACGGCATGGCTTCGATCCTGCGCGAACGACTCGAGAAGCTCGCCTGCGACTTCCCGCTTTCGGAAAACTATTTTGCATGGCAGGCCTTCGGCCGCCGCTACGATGAGGCAGGTCCGCTGCCGCCCTATCTTCAGCGCGCGAATTTCGAGGCCGTTCGCACCCGCGCGAACCGGCTAACCGTCACCAACGCTTCCTTCGGCGAGTTCCTGTCCTGCAAGCCGGACGCCAGCGTCGACCGCTTCGTCCTGCTCGACGCGCAGGACTGGATGACGGACGGCCAGCTCCACGATATGTGGCATGAGATCACCCGCACGGCCGCCCCCGGCGCCCGCGTCATTTTCCGCACGGCTGCCGCCGGGAGCATTCTCATCGGCCGTCTGACGGCTTCGTTGCTGGATCGCTGGGAATATCGCGAAGAGGAGTCACGGCGGCTTCATGTGCGCGATCGTTCCTCGATCTATGGCGGCTTCCATCTCTACGTTTTCAAGGGCTGA
- a CDS encoding class I SAM-dependent methyltransferase has translation MATEIEHARLMDGIYRHQRHFYDATRKFYLLGRDPMIAGLRPPAGGSVLEIGCGTGRNLVKAARRYSDARFFGIDISREMLETAGHAISAAGCRDRTRLAYADAAGFDAERAFGIPAFDRIFISYAVSMIPQWRSVIANAAARLAPGGELHIVDFGDLAGLPRWTKAALYAWLRWYHVTPRPDLFATGAETAQRLGGNHEERRLYRGFAWISVIRADRETGLDVP, from the coding sequence ATGGCGACCGAGATCGAACACGCCCGGCTGATGGACGGCATCTACCGCCACCAGCGCCATTTCTACGACGCGACGCGCAAATTCTATCTTCTGGGCCGCGATCCGATGATCGCCGGCTTGCGGCCGCCTGCCGGCGGCAGCGTCCTGGAGATCGGCTGCGGCACCGGCCGCAATCTCGTCAAGGCGGCACGCCGGTATTCGGATGCGCGCTTCTTCGGCATCGACATATCCCGCGAGATGCTGGAGACGGCGGGCCATGCGATCTCCGCCGCCGGCTGCCGCGACCGCACGCGTCTCGCCTATGCGGATGCCGCCGGTTTCGACGCGGAACGCGCCTTCGGCATTCCCGCCTTTGACCGTATCTTCATCTCCTACGCGGTCTCGATGATCCCGCAATGGCGCTCTGTCATCGCCAACGCCGCAGCACGGCTGGCACCCGGCGGTGAGCTGCACATCGTCGATTTCGGCGATCTCGCCGGCCTGCCCCGATGGACGAAAGCGGCGCTCTATGCATGGTTGCGCTGGTATCATGTGACACCGCGCCCCGATCTCTTCGCGACCGGCGCCGAGACTGCACAGCGACTCGGCGGCAATCATGAGGAGCGGCGTCTTTACCGTGGTTTCGCCTGGATTTCCGTGATCCGGGCCGACCGGGAGACGGGCTTGGACGTCCCATGA
- a CDS encoding OmpA family protein: MLAAALLLTIQGAALAASAWVLDPAQSTLTYQSVKKNTIVETNTIRNISGLIEPDGTAFVSFDLNSVDTGVDLRNVRMRFLFFETFEYPTATVTARVDPAAFADLPQKRRMVMSLPFTLSLHGIEKEMEAKVIVTMISDSVVSVASQVPVAVAVEDFGLLPAIEKLERAASVTNIVPTASVSFDFIFGTDVPSQPAPVQVAATTQAVGPIATDATKAEYTSEECANRFDVLSRTGAIYFRSGSARLDPASRPVLDSVLDAVTKCPSLKVQVSGHTDSDGSDTENQALSERRAKSVREYIVHAGVSANRIAAVGYGESRPIVPNDTAKNKSLNRRIEFSATETAN; this comes from the coding sequence TTGCTCGCCGCCGCCCTCCTGCTGACGATACAAGGCGCCGCCCTCGCCGCTTCGGCCTGGGTGCTCGACCCGGCGCAATCGACGCTCACCTATCAATCGGTGAAGAAGAACACGATCGTGGAGACCAACACGATCCGCAACATTTCCGGCCTCATCGAGCCCGACGGGACGGCCTTCGTTTCCTTCGACCTCAATTCCGTCGATACCGGAGTCGACCTGCGTAACGTGCGCATGCGCTTCCTGTTCTTCGAGACGTTCGAGTATCCGACCGCCACTGTGACGGCCAGGGTCGACCCGGCGGCCTTTGCGGATCTGCCCCAGAAACGACGCATGGTGATGTCGCTTCCCTTCACCCTGTCGCTCCACGGCATCGAAAAGGAGATGGAGGCCAAGGTCATCGTCACCATGATCAGCGACAGCGTCGTATCGGTCGCCTCGCAGGTGCCGGTAGCGGTGGCAGTGGAGGATTTCGGTCTCCTGCCCGCGATCGAGAAGCTCGAGCGTGCGGCGAGCGTGACCAACATCGTGCCCACGGCCTCGGTTTCTTTCGACTTCATCTTCGGTACGGACGTTCCCAGCCAGCCGGCGCCGGTGCAGGTAGCGGCCACGACGCAGGCCGTCGGTCCCATCGCCACGGACGCGACGAAGGCCGAATACACGAGCGAGGAATGCGCCAACCGGTTCGACGTGCTGTCGCGCACCGGAGCGATCTATTTCCGCTCCGGCAGCGCCAGGCTCGATCCGGCAAGCCGCCCGGTTCTCGACAGCGTGCTCGACGCCGTCACCAAATGCCCGAGCCTCAAGGTCCAGGTGTCGGGCCACACCGACAGCGATGGTTCGGATACCGAAAACCAGGCTCTGTCGGAGCGGCGTGCGAAATCGGTGCGTGAATATATCGTGCATGCCGGCGTCTCCGCTAACCGCATCGCTGCCGTCGGCTACGGCGAGAGCCGCCCGATCGTTCCGAACGACACCGCCAAGAACAAGTCGCTCAACCGGCGGATCGAGTTTTCGGCGACGGAAACGGCCAACTGA
- a CDS encoding DUF6152 family protein encodes MISDRIARSAARFALIAAVMTGVPAAAHHGWSWTEDGMFELRGIITDIYFGNPHPTLDVDVEGESWRVELATPSATTRAGFTEDTAKIGDEVTALGNRSREETERRMKAVRITVNGKSYDVYPSRVPPA; translated from the coding sequence ATGATCTCCGATCGAATCGCACGATCCGCCGCCCGTTTCGCCCTGATTGCCGCCGTCATGACCGGCGTCCCGGCCGCCGCCCATCACGGCTGGTCCTGGACCGAGGACGGGATGTTCGAGTTGAGGGGGATCATCACCGATATCTATTTCGGCAACCCCCATCCGACGCTCGATGTGGATGTCGAAGGCGAGAGCTGGAGGGTCGAGCTGGCAACGCCTTCGGCCACCACGCGCGCGGGGTTCACCGAGGACACCGCGAAGATCGGCGACGAGGTGACCGCGCTCGGCAATCGTTCGCGCGAAGAGACCGAACGGCGCATGAAGGCGGTGCGGATAACGGTGAACGGCAAATCCTACGACGTCTATCCGAGCCGCGTTCCGCCGGCCTGA
- a CDS encoding UDP-2,3-diacylglucosamine diphosphatase: MTKDGSTDSNVQPRTYRALFISDVHLGTRGSQVPALLEFLKEHDADTIYLIGDIIDGWRLRQGWFWPQSHNDVVQKLLRKARKGARIVYIPGNHDEFLREYCGTAFGGVEIMDTAIHETADGKRYLVIHGDIFDVVVRHARWLAFLGDWAYEIAMWLSRRVNIVRRRLGFTYWSLSAWAKQKVKHAVNFIGKFEETLVAEARREGVDGVICGHIHSAALRDFGGLTYINTGDWVESCTAAVEHFDGRIEIIEWSLLSRALHQQRSATVPLWRRRAA, encoded by the coding sequence ATGACGAAGGACGGTTCCACTGATTCCAATGTTCAGCCGCGAACATATCGCGCGCTGTTCATTTCCGATGTGCATCTGGGAACGCGCGGCTCGCAGGTGCCCGCCCTGCTGGAATTCCTGAAGGAACACGACGCGGACACGATCTACCTGATCGGCGACATCATCGACGGATGGCGGCTGCGTCAGGGCTGGTTCTGGCCGCAATCGCACAATGACGTGGTGCAAAAGCTTCTGCGCAAGGCGCGCAAGGGCGCGCGCATTGTCTACATCCCCGGCAACCACGACGAGTTTCTGCGCGAATATTGCGGCACCGCCTTTGGCGGCGTCGAGATCATGGACACCGCCATCCATGAAACGGCCGACGGCAAGCGCTATCTCGTGATCCATGGCGATATCTTCGACGTGGTGGTGCGGCACGCCAGATGGCTCGCCTTCCTCGGCGACTGGGCCTACGAGATCGCCATGTGGCTGTCGCGCCGCGTCAACATCGTGCGGCGGCGGCTGGGCTTCACCTACTGGTCGCTGTCGGCCTGGGCGAAGCAGAAGGTCAAGCACGCCGTCAACTTCATCGGCAAGTTCGAGGAGACGCTGGTCGCCGAGGCCCGCCGCGAAGGCGTGGACGGCGTCATCTGCGGCCATATCCACAGCGCTGCCCTGCGTGACTTCGGCGGGCTGACCTACATCAACACCGGCGACTGGGTCGAAAGCTGCACCGCCGCCGTCGAGCATTTCGATGGCCGCATCGAGATCATCGAATGGTCGCTGCTGTCGCGTGCGCTCCATCAGCAGCGCAGCGCGACCGTCCCGCTCTGGCGCCGCCGCGCCGCCTGA